Proteins encoded together in one Lathyrus oleraceus cultivar Zhongwan6 chromosome 5, CAAS_Psat_ZW6_1.0, whole genome shotgun sequence window:
- the LOC127088218 gene encoding uncharacterized protein LOC127088218 isoform X2, whose translation MSSDDPPACCHVYNSDDNCGSMSNETAMKIIRGMVSGIGEYSVKRKKCAKKWRTDNIPAMKIANIAQVTNVANAGNQPINNGKVVIHDIKEEVVDTADVNRLMKENVMYVEKCVAKKTRGKKKSVGKYVDKKDKQKSVANAWVSNQVIEELVIRVKQYSWKSNIGNAKTNATNVMYFPRIIAKTCPRTNQTEIKVVDV comes from the exons ATGTCTTCAGATGATCCGCCTGCGTGTTGCCATGTCTATAATTCAGATGATAATTGTGGAAGCATGAG CAACGAAACTGCAATGAAGATTATTCGGGGTATGGTGTCTGGAATTGGTGAATATTCAGTTAAGAGAAAGAAATGTGCGAAGAAATGGCGTACTGATAATATCCCTGCTATGAAAATTGCGAATATCGCTCAAGTTACCAATGTTGCTAATGCTGGAAATCAACCCATAAATAATGGAAAAGTTGTTATTCATGATATTAAGGAAGAAGTTGTTGATACTGCAGATGTTAATAGACTAATGAAGGAGAACGTTATGTATGTTGAAAAGTGCGTTGCAAAAAAAACACGTGGCAAGAAGAAATCTGTTGGCAAATATGTGGATAAGAAAGATAAACAAAAATCTGTAGCGAACGCATGGGTCTCAAATCAAGTTATCGAAGAATTGGTCATTAGGGTTAAACAATATTCTTGGAAGAGCAACATAGGAAATGCAAAAACCAACGCAACTAATGTTATG TATTTTCCAAGAATAATAGCAAAAACATGTCCTAGAACAAATCAAACTGAGATCAAAGTCGTTGATGTATAA
- the LOC127088218 gene encoding uncharacterized protein LOC127088218 isoform X3, with product MSSDDPPACCHVYNSDDNCGSMSNETAMKIIRGMVSGIGEYSVKRKKCAKKWRTDNIPAMKIANIAQVTNVANAGNQPINNGKVVIHDIKEEVVDTADVNRLMKENVMYVEKCVAKKTRGKKKSVGKYVDKKDKQKSVANAWVSNQVIEELVIRVKQYSWKSNIGNAKTNATNVMDYGIHVITFLSLGL from the exons ATGTCTTCAGATGATCCGCCTGCGTGTTGCCATGTCTATAATTCAGATGATAATTGTGGAAGCATGAG CAACGAAACTGCAATGAAGATTATTCGGGGTATGGTGTCTGGAATTGGTGAATATTCAGTTAAGAGAAAGAAATGTGCGAAGAAATGGCGTACTGATAATATCCCTGCTATGAAAATTGCGAATATCGCTCAAGTTACCAATGTTGCTAATGCTGGAAATCAACCCATAAATAATGGAAAAGTTGTTATTCATGATATTAAGGAAGAAGTTGTTGATACTGCAGATGTTAATAGACTAATGAAGGAGAACGTTATGTATGTTGAAAAGTGCGTTGCAAAAAAAACACGTGGCAAGAAGAAATCTGTTGGCAAATATGTGGATAAGAAAGATAAACAAAAATCTGTAGCGAACGCATGGGTCTCAAATCAAGTTATCGAAGAATTGGTCATTAGGGTTAAACAATATTCTTGGAAGAGCAACATAGGAAATGCAAAAACCAACGCAACTAATGTTATG GATTATGGTATTCATGTCATCACTTTTCTATCGTTGGGACTATAG
- the LOC127088218 gene encoding uncharacterized protein LOC127088218 isoform X1: MSSDDPPACCHVYNSDDNCGSMSNETAMKIIRGMVSGIGEYSVKRKKCAKKWRTDNIPAMKIANIAQVTNVANAGNQPINNGKVVIHDIKEEVVDTADVNRLMKENVMYVEKCVAKKTRGKKKSVGKYVDKKDKQKSVANAWVSNQVIEELVIRVKQYSWKSNIGNAKTNATNVMVSTYLNLIYCVIFPRVYNFECCPIDIYVVFSKNNSKNMS; the protein is encoded by the exons ATGTCTTCAGATGATCCGCCTGCGTGTTGCCATGTCTATAATTCAGATGATAATTGTGGAAGCATGAG CAACGAAACTGCAATGAAGATTATTCGGGGTATGGTGTCTGGAATTGGTGAATATTCAGTTAAGAGAAAGAAATGTGCGAAGAAATGGCGTACTGATAATATCCCTGCTATGAAAATTGCGAATATCGCTCAAGTTACCAATGTTGCTAATGCTGGAAATCAACCCATAAATAATGGAAAAGTTGTTATTCATGATATTAAGGAAGAAGTTGTTGATACTGCAGATGTTAATAGACTAATGAAGGAGAACGTTATGTATGTTGAAAAGTGCGTTGCAAAAAAAACACGTGGCAAGAAGAAATCTGTTGGCAAATATGTGGATAAGAAAGATAAACAAAAATCTGTAGCGAACGCATGGGTCTCAAATCAAGTTATCGAAGAATTGGTCATTAGGGTTAAACAATATTCTTGGAAGAGCAACATAGGAAATGCAAAAACCAACGCAACTAATGTTATGGTAAGCACATATTTGAATTTGATCTATTGTGTTATATTTCCAAGGGTTTATAACTTTGAGTGTTGTCCAATTGATATCTATGTAGTATTTTCCAAGAATAATAGCAAAAACATGTCCTAG
- the LOC127088217 gene encoding pyridoxine/pyridoxamine 5'-phosphate oxidase 1, chloroplastic, whose product MFKGRRRSMTLTCFYHFTHSNSTSLTHHNYNSLITPTFSSTLHNHKPLFHLFQGILRPTIRSFSTTFTSSCKAMANFDSDSVTYLKQQEAAEIDETLMGPLGFSVDQLMELAGLSVATSIYEVYKPGEYSRVLVVCGPGNNGGDGLVAARHLHHFGYKPFVCYPKRTPKPLYAGLVTQLEALSIPFLSVEDLPSDISKDFHILLDAMFGFSFHGSPRPPFDDLIQRLVSLSSHNQSGQKRPVIVSVDIPSGWHVEEGAVNDIGIKPDMLISLTAPKLCAKKFGGPHHFLGGRFVPPAIAEKYKLILPPYPGTSTCVRIGKPPQIDISALRENYISPEFLEDQVEANPFNQFRKWFDDALAASLKEPNAMALSTAGKDGKPSSRIVLLKGFDKDGFVWFTNYESQKGRALSENPHASILFYWDGLIRQVRVEGYVQKISEEESEQYFHSRPRGSQIGAIVSKQSSVVPGRHVLHEQYKELEQKYADGSLIPKPKNWGGFRLTPHLFEFWQGQQSRLHDRLRYVPHEIDGQKLWKIERLAP is encoded by the exons ATGTTCaagggaagaagaagaagcaTGACATTGACATGCTTTTACCACTTTACCCATTCAAATTCAACATCACTCACTCATCATAACTATAATTCCCTTATTACCCCCACCTTCTCTTCTACTCTTCACAACCATAAACCTCTCTTTCACTTATTTCAGGGAATTCTAAGGCCTACAATTCGATCATTTTCTACAACATTCACTTCTTCGTGTAAAGCCATGGCGAATTTCGATTCTGATTCCGTAACTTATCTCAAACAACAAGAAGCCGCTGAGATTGATGAAACTCTCATGGGTCCTCTTGGCTTCAGTGTCGATCAGCTCATG GAATTGGCTGGTTTGAGCGTCGCTACCTCCATATATGAG GTTTATAAACCAGGTGAGTATAGTCGTGTTCTTGTTGTATGTGGTCCTGGTAACAATGGCGGTGATGGTCTGGTGGCTGCCCGTCACCTACATCACTTTGGTTATAAGCCCTTTGTCTGCTACCCAAAGCGTACCCCCAAGCCTCTTTATGCTGGGTTAGTTACTCAG CTTGAAGCGCTGTCGATCCCTTTCTTGTCGGTAGAAGATCTGCCCTCTGATATCTCCAAGGACTTTCATATTCTACTAGATGCCATGTTTGGATTCTCATTTCACG GTTCTCCAAGGCCTCCCTTTGATGATTTGATCCAAAGACTTGTTTCTTTAAGTAGCCATAATCAATCAGGCCAAAAAAGACCAGTTATAGTCTCTGTAGATATTCCTTCTGGGTGGCATGTTGAAGAGGGAGCCGTTAATGACATAGGAATTAAACCTGATATGTTG ATCTCTTTGACAGCACCAAAATTATGTGCAAAGAAGTTTGGCGGCCCTCACCACTTTTTAGGAGGTAGATTTGTCCCACCTGCTATTGCTGAAAAGTATAAGCTTATACTTCCACCATATCCTGGAACATCCACGTGTGTCCGAATCGGAAAGCCTCCTCAAATTGATATTTCTGCTCTACGAGAGAACTATATCTCTCCAGAATTTCTTGAAGACCAGGTGGAGGCAAACCCCTTTAATCAG TTTCGTAAATGGTTTGATGATGCACTGGCTGCGAGTTTGAAGGAACCAAATGCTATGGCCTTGTCAACTGCAGGGAAGGATGGAAAACC CTCATCACGGATCGTATTGCTAAAAGGCTTCGACAAGGATGGATTTGTGTG GTTCACGAATTACGAAAGTCAAAAGGGACGTGCATTGTCTGAAAATCCACACGCATCAATTCTTTTTTATTGGGATGGTTTAATCCGGCAG GTACGTGTGGAGGGGTATGTTCAGAAAATTTCTGAGGAGGAATCAGAGCAGTATTTCCATAGCCGTCCTAGAGGAAGTCAGATTGGAGCAATAGTCAGCAAGCAG AGTTCTGTAGTGCCGGGTAGGCATGTTCTTCATGAACAATACAAAGAATTGGAACAAAAATATGCCGATGG AAGTTTGATCCCTAAACCTAAAAACTGGGGAGGATTCAGGTTAACGCCACATCTTTTTGAATTCTGGCAAGGACAGCAATCTCGCTTGCATGACAG GTTGCGATATGTTCCCCATGAGATCGATGGGCAAAAGCTGTGGAAGATTGAGCGGTTGGCTCCCTGA